The genomic segment CTTCATCGATGTCGAAGGCCAGCAGGGCGCGGCCTCCAGCCGTATCCGCGAGACGGTCAAGGACATCACCCGCCAGGTCGTCCAGGGCGTCACCCGCAGCCTGCCCGGCGGCGGCGCGGTGCATATCGAGGATATCCAGGACTACGTCGAGCTCGCGCTCATGCGCTCGGGCGAGCACAAGGTCGCGCGTTCCTACGTACTCTATCGTGAAGAGCGGGCCCACGAGCGCGCGGCCAAGCAGGCCGAAAAGGGCGGCGCCGAGACCGCCGGCATGGCCGATATCAATGTCGCCTTCAAGGACGGCACCACGCGCGCGCTCGATCGCGACCGGCTGTCGCGCGTCATCGACGAAGCCTGTGCCGGCGTCGACGGTGTGACCGCCGAGCAGGTCCTCAAGGACACGCTCAAGAACGCCTTCGACGGCATCTCCGAAGACGAGCTGTCCACCGCGCTGGTGCTCTCCGCGCGTCAGCGCCTGGAAGCCGAGCCCAACTACGGCACCGTGGCCGCGCGTCTGCTCATGGACAAGCTGCGCCATGAAGCGCTGACCTTCCTCGCCGACGGCCAGGTCGAATACGCGACCCACGCCGAGATGCGCGAACGCTATCCGTCGTATTTCAAGGACTTCATCGCCCGCGGCGTGCACCATGAACTGCTCGCCCCGGACCTGATGGAATACGACCTGGACCGTCTCGGCCAGGCGCTGATCGCCGATCGCGACCTGCAGTTCACCTATCTGGGCCTGCAGACGCTCTACGACCGCTACTTCATCCATCACGAATCCAAGCGCTTCGAACTGCCGCAGGCGTTCTACATGCGCGTGGCGATGGGCCTGGCGATCAACGAGATCGAGCGCGAAGAAAAGGCCATCGAGTTCTACAAGCTGCTGTCGAGCTTCGACTTCATGTCGTCCACGCCGACGCTGTTCAACTCCGGCACGCTGCGCCCGCAGCTGTCGAGCTGCTACCTGACCACCGTGGCCGACGACCTGCACGGCATCTACGAAGCGGTCCAGGACAACGCGCTGCTGTCGAAATTCGCCGGCGGCCTCGGCAACGACTGGACGCCGGTGCGTGCCATGGGTGCCCATATCAAGGGCACCAACGGCAAGAGCCAGGGCGTGGTCCCGTTCCTGAAAGTGGTCAACGATACGGCCGTGGCCGTGAACCAGGGCGGCAAGCGCAAGGGCGCGGTCTGTGCCTATCTGGAAACCTGGCACAAGGACATCGAGGAATTCCTCGACCTGCGCAAGAACACCGGCGACGACCGTCGACGGTGTCATGACATGAACACCGCGAACTGGATCCCGGATCTGTTCGTCAAGCGCGTGCTCAACGACGAGCCGTGGACGCTGTTCTCGCCCAACGACGTGCCGGACCTGCACGATCTGACCGGCAAGGCGTTCGAAGAAGCCTATGTCGGCTATGAGGAAAAGGCGGCCCGCGGCGAGATCAAGAACGTCAAGACGCTGTCGGCCGTGAACCTGTGGCGCAAGATGCTCAGCCTGCTGTTCGAAACGGGCCACCCGTGGTTCACCTTCAAGGACCCGTGCAACCTGCGCAGCCCGCAGCAGCACAAGGGCGTGGTGCATTCGTCCAACCTGTGCACCGAGATCACGCTCAACACCTCGCCGGGCAAGGAAATCGCGGTCTGCAACCTGGGTTCGGTGAACCTGCCGCAGCACATTGAAAACGGCGAGTTGAACGTGGCGAAGCTCGAAGCCACCATCAACACCGCCATGCGCATGCTCGATAACGTCATCGAGTACAACTACTACAGCGTGAAGACCGCGCGGGATTCCAACCTGCGTCACCGTCCGGTCGGCATGGGCCTGATGGGCTTCCAGGATGCGCTGTACAAGTTGAAGCTGCCCTACGAATCGGACGAGGCCGTCGAGTTTGCCGATCGCTCCATGGAGCAGATCAGCTATCTCGCCATCAAGGCCTCGACCAACCTGGCCGAAGAGCGCGGCGCCTACAGCTCCTTCAAGGGCAGTCTGTGGGATCAGGGCATCCTGCCGATCGACTCGATCAAGATCCTGCGTGAAAACCGCGGCGACGAGTATCTCGATCAGGACGAGACCGCCACGCTGGATTGGGAAACCCTGCGCGAACGCGTCATGAGCGTGGGCATGCGCAACTCCAACTGCATGGCCATCGCCCCCACCGCGACCATCGCCAACATCACCGGCGTGAGCCAGTCCATCGAGCCGACGTATCAGAACCTGTACGTCAAATCGAACCTGTCGGGCGAGTTCACCGTGGCCAACCCCTACCTCGTGGAAGACCTCAAGGCGCTCGGCCTGTGGGACGAGGTCATGGCCAACGATCTGAAGTACTACGACGGCAGCGTGCAGGGCATCGACCGCATTCCGGACGACCTGAAAGTGCTCTACAAATGCGCCTTCGAAATCGACCCGCGCTGGCTGGTGGAAGCCGGTTCGCGTCGCCAGAAATGGCTGGATCAGGCCCAGAGCCTGAACCTGTACATGGCCGAACCGTCGGGCCGCAAGCTGGACGAACTCTACAAGTTCGCCTGGAAGAAAGGCCTGAAGACCACCTACTACCTGCGTTCGACCAGTGCCACGCATACCGAGAAGTCGACGATCACCGATCATCGCCTGAACGCGGTCGGCAACGGCGGCAAGGGCTCCGGCGGCGGTGCCGGTGCCGGCGGCTCGGTCACGGGTGGTGCGAGCAACGGCGGCGGTCAGGCGGTCAATGCGGCATCGAACGGTGCGAGTGCGGCCAGCGAAGCGCCCAAGCCGTCGGCCCGGCCCACGGCCTCGGCGGCCTCGCCCGCGCCGGCCGGCCAGCCGACCGCACCCATGGCCTGTGCCATCGATGATCCGGACTGCGAGGCCTGCCAGTAAACGG from the Salinisphaera sp. T31B1 genome contains:
- a CDS encoding ribonucleoside-diphosphate reductase subunit alpha; protein product: MQQSQVSERAQASDSVRGQSSEQSGGYGASIEATAPGGYKVIRRNGKVTPFDGSKIELAVTKAFIDVEGQQGAASSRIRETVKDITRQVVQGVTRSLPGGGAVHIEDIQDYVELALMRSGEHKVARSYVLYREERAHERAAKQAEKGGAETAGMADINVAFKDGTTRALDRDRLSRVIDEACAGVDGVTAEQVLKDTLKNAFDGISEDELSTALVLSARQRLEAEPNYGTVAARLLMDKLRHEALTFLADGQVEYATHAEMRERYPSYFKDFIARGVHHELLAPDLMEYDLDRLGQALIADRDLQFTYLGLQTLYDRYFIHHESKRFELPQAFYMRVAMGLAINEIEREEKAIEFYKLLSSFDFMSSTPTLFNSGTLRPQLSSCYLTTVADDLHGIYEAVQDNALLSKFAGGLGNDWTPVRAMGAHIKGTNGKSQGVVPFLKVVNDTAVAVNQGGKRKGAVCAYLETWHKDIEEFLDLRKNTGDDRRRCHDMNTANWIPDLFVKRVLNDEPWTLFSPNDVPDLHDLTGKAFEEAYVGYEEKAARGEIKNVKTLSAVNLWRKMLSLLFETGHPWFTFKDPCNLRSPQQHKGVVHSSNLCTEITLNTSPGKEIAVCNLGSVNLPQHIENGELNVAKLEATINTAMRMLDNVIEYNYYSVKTARDSNLRHRPVGMGLMGFQDALYKLKLPYESDEAVEFADRSMEQISYLAIKASTNLAEERGAYSSFKGSLWDQGILPIDSIKILRENRGDEYLDQDETATLDWETLRERVMSVGMRNSNCMAIAPTATIANITGVSQSIEPTYQNLYVKSNLSGEFTVANPYLVEDLKALGLWDEVMANDLKYYDGSVQGIDRIPDDLKVLYKCAFEIDPRWLVEAGSRRQKWLDQAQSLNLYMAEPSGRKLDELYKFAWKKGLKTTYYLRSTSATHTEKSTITDHRLNAVGNGGKGSGGGAGAGGSVTGGASNGGGQAVNAASNGASAASEAPKPSARPTASAASPAPAGQPTAPMACAIDDPDCEACQ